One Ananas comosus cultivar F153 linkage group 1, ASM154086v1, whole genome shotgun sequence DNA window includes the following coding sequences:
- the LOC109718565 gene encoding dynamin-related protein 1C, producing the protein MATMESLIGLVNRIQRACTVLGDHGGEGSSLWEALPSVAVVGGQSSGKSSVLESIVGRDFLPRGSGIVTRRPLVLQLHKTEGGQEYAEFLHAPRKRFTDFAAVRKEIQDETDRITGKTKHISNIPIHLSIYSPHVVNLTLIDLPGLTKVAVEGQPESIVQDIENMVRSYVEKPNSIILAISPANQDIATSDAIKLARDVDPTGERTFGVLTKLDLMDKGTNAQDVLEGRSYRLQHPWVGIVNRSQADINKNVDMLDARRKEQEYFANSPDYGHLAHKMGSEYLAKLLSKHLESVIRARIPSIIALINKTIDELEAELDRLGRPIGGDAGAQLYTILDMCRAFDRIFKEHLDGGRPGGDRIYGVFDNQLPAALKKLPFDRHLSLQNVRKVISEADGYQPHLIAPEQGYRRLIDSSLSYFKGPAEASVDAVHFVLKELVRKSIGETEELKRFPSLQADIAAAANEALERFRDEGRKTVLRLVEMEASYLTVEFFRKLPTEPDNKGPNNTAPAIDRYNENHLRRIGSNVSAYIGMVCDTLRNTIPKAVVHCQVREAKRNLLNYFYAQVGSREKKQLSAMLDEDPALMEKRDGIAKKLELYKSARNEIDSVAWK; encoded by the exons ATGGCAACCATGGAGAGCCTCATCGGCCTCGTGAACCGGATCCAGAGGGCGTGCACCGTCCTGGGCGACCATGGCGGCGAGGGCTCCTCCCTCTGGGAGGCGCTCCcctccgtcgccgtcgtcggAGGCCAG AGTTCGGGGAAATCGTCCGTGTTGGAGAGCATCGTCGGGAGGGACTTCTTGCCTCGAGGATCTG GAATTGTGACAAGGAGGCCGCTGGTGTTGCAACTGCACAAAACAGAAGGAGGGCAGGAGTATGCAGAGTTCCTTCACGCTCCGAGGAAGAGGTTTACTGATTTTG CTGCTGTAAGGAAGGAGATTCAAGATGAGACAGATCGCATAACTGGGAAAACAAAGCACATATCGAATATTCCCATTCACTTGAGCATATACTCGCCACATG TTGTTAATTTAACACTCATTGATCTTCCTGGGCTGACGAAGGTTGCTGTAG AGGGACAGCCTGAATCAATTGTTCAAGACATTGAAAATATGGTGCGGTCATATGTTGAAAAG CCCAATTCCATCATACTGGCCATTTCCCCTGCTAATCAAGATATTGCTACGTCAGATGCTATAAAGCTTGCGAGGGATGTTGACCCTACAG GTGAGAGGACATTTGGTGTCCTGACGAAACTTGATTTGATGGACAAGGGCACTAATGCTCAGGAT GTTTTGGAGGGAAGATCTTATCGTCTTCAACATCCTTGGGTTGGAATTGTGAACCGCTCACAAGCTGATATCAATAAGAATGTTGACATGCTTGATGCACGACGAAAAGAGCAGGAgtattttgcaaatagccctgATTATGGACACTTGGCTCATAAAATGGGTTCAGAGTATCTCGCTAAGCTTCTGTCAAAG CATTTAGAATCTGTAATCAGAGCAAGAATACCCAGCATAATAGCATTAATTAACAAAACGATTGATGAACTTGAGGCCGAGTTGGATCGGTTGGGAAGGCCAATCGGAGGCGATGCAGGG GCACAGCTTTACACGATATTAGACATGTGCCGTGCTTTTGACCGTATCTTTAAAGAGCATTTGGATGGAGG GCGACCAGGTGGAGATCGCATATATGGGGTATTCGACAACCAGTTGCCAGCAGCTTTGAAAAAGCTCCCATTTGATAGGCATCTTTCTCTGCAAAATGTTCGGAAAGTCATATCTGAGGCAGATGGTTATCAGCCCCACTTGATTGCTCCCGAGCAAGGTTACAGAAGGCTTATAGATAGCTCTCTCAGCTATTTTAAGGGCCCAGCCGAAGCTTCAGTTGATGCT GTACATTTTGTCTTGAAAGAACTTGTACGGAAATCTATTGGAGAAACAGAG GAATTGAAGCGTTTCCCTTCTCTTCAAGCTGACATAGCAGCTGCTGCAAACGAAGCCTTAGAAAGATTCCGTGATGAGGGTCGGAAAACAGTTCTCCGTCTAGTTGAAATGGAAGCCAGCTACCTCACAGTGGAGTTCTTCCGGAAACTTCCTACAGAACCAGATAACAAAGGTCCAAACAATACAGCTCCGGCCATCGACAGATATAATGAGAACCACCTTCGAAGAATAG GATCAAATGTGTCTGCTTACATTGGCATGGTATGTGACACATTGAGGAATACTATTCCCAAGGCCGTTGTCCATTGCCAAGTCCGAGAGGCAAAGCGCAATTTGCTTAACTATTTTTATGCCCAAGTGGGGAGCAGAGAG AAAAAGCAGCTTAGTGCGATGCTAGATGAGGACCCAGCTTTGATGGAGAAGAGGGACGGGATAGCTAAGAAGCTCGAGCTCTACAAATCGGCGAGGAATGAAATCGACTCCGTGGCATGGAAATAA